The proteins below come from a single Stigmatopora argus isolate UIUO_Sarg chromosome 11, RoL_Sarg_1.0, whole genome shotgun sequence genomic window:
- the LOC144084406 gene encoding uncharacterized protein LOC144084406, translating to MSGECENENALTKIELMDDLCQILLKQQWGDTKVPEKLSKMTVKHEEDKKAIQKLLKDLEAALPQPKEMAELEEVTRDRVQNLREQMSKMQDEKRQVPPKALVEVQETRGSNFTVVENEKTHPQRVYKRLQSLHTNLSEKTKALDESLASERCLRDSLKKEQERVKNMLLQHKTQVRAIEVLSYEQMESIAASESLENDIYSVRMENACTGAKYNALEKEYDRMKARYHSVSERCEELAAKNNDLVFKNRALTAKLQNVVDKHRARELEWRRSETQLQNALKEEKERCSELEQRAERLADKIQKQKSIFEKNSRALEKAVSQQLQLIDEKQTLSVALHNALDSNARLTERLNEEAAFPLKKTGF from the coding sequence ATGTCTGGAGaatgtgaaaatgaaaatgctcTCACTAAAATAGAACTCATGGATGACCTTTGCCAGATACTGCTAAAGCAACAGTGGGGGGACACAAAGGTTCCGGAGAAACTGAGTAAAATGACGGTTAAACATGAAGAAGACAAGAAGGCCATTCAAAAGCTTCTGAAGGATTTGGAGGCGGCTTTACCGCAGCCCAAAGAAATGGCAGAATTGGAGGAGGTAACGCGTGATCGGGTCCAGAATCTGCGAGAACAGATGAGCAAGATGCAGGACGAAAAAAGGCAGGTTCCCCCTAAAGCACTCGTGGAAGTCCAAGAGACACGCGGCAGCAACTTTACAGTCGTTGAGAATGAGAAGACTCATCCCCAAAGAGTGTACAAAAGGTTACAATCGTTGCACACGAATCTCTCGGAGAAGACCAAGGCGTTAGACGAGAGTCTTGCTTCGGAGAGATGTTTAAGAGATTCTCTCAAGAAAGAGCAAGAGCGTgttaaaaacatgcttttgcaACACAAGACGCAAGTGAGGGCGATAGAAGTTTTGAGTTATGAACAGATGGAATCCATCGCAGCTTCCGAAAGCTTGGAGAATGATATCTACTCGGTGAGGATGGAGAATGCGTGCACCGGCGCCAAATACAACGCTCTGGAGAAGGAGTATGATAGGATGAAGGCTCGGTACCACAGCGTTTCAGAGCGCTGTGAAGAACTGGCGGCAAAGAACAACGATCTCGTCTTCAAGAATCGAGCGCTGACGGCGAAGCTCCAGAATGTGGTCGACAAACACAGAGCACGTGAGCTGGAATGGAGAAGGAGTGAGACCCAACTCCAAAACGCTCTCAAAGAGGAAAAGGAAAGATGTTCAGAGTTGGAGCAGAGAGCCGAGCGGCTTGCCGACAAAATCCAGAAGCAGAAGAGCATCTTTGAGAAGAATAGCCGAGCACTGGAAAAGGCTGTGAGCCAACAGCTCCAACTCATCGATGAAAAGCAGACACTGAGTGTGGCTTTACACAACGCTTTGGACAGCAACGCAAGATTGACGGAGCGACTCAACGAGGAAGCTGCTTTTCCCCTGAAAAAGACAGGATTTTGA